From Coffea arabica cultivar ET-39 chromosome 2e, Coffea Arabica ET-39 HiFi, whole genome shotgun sequence, the proteins below share one genomic window:
- the LOC113731519 gene encoding ATP-dependent Clp protease proteolytic subunit-related protein 1, chloroplastic: protein MAAASSSSVILSRLSTATVLDKREYLGSSIGLRKSSFFPDPKLVFASPRKPKTNSVRRCCYRAPVAKSLDHIPKQFREENLKDGLMDNYKNTPQYLYGLTPSQMDMFMTEDNPVRRQAERVTQESISSACNYLNNGGMWSMSGMDERGPSKYSMSVSMYRGGARGYGRPRTAPPDLPSLLLDARIVYLGMPIVPAVTELLVAQFMWLDYDNPSKPIYLYINSSGTQNEKMETVGSETEAYAIADTMAYCKSDVYTVNCGMAYGQAAMLLALGTKGYRAVQPNCSTKLYLPKVSRSSGAVIDMWIKAKELDANTEYYIELLTKGIGKPKEEIEKDVQRPKYFQAQEAIDYGIADKIIDSRDAAFDKRNYEEMLAQSKAMRRTAGAGPQAAHSGLR, encoded by the exons ATGGctgctgcttcttcttcttcagttaTTCTGTCTCGTCTCTCTACAGCTACCGTTTTGGACAAAAGGGAGTACTTGGGTTCTTCCATTGGCCTCCGCAAATCTTCCTTTTTTCCGGACCCGAAGCTCGTATTTGCAAGTCCAAGAAAACCCAAGACAAATTCTGTTAGGAGATGTTGCTACAGGGCTCCCGTGGCCAAGTCCTTGGACCATATACCCAAACAGTTCAGGGAAGAAAATCTCAAAGATGGAT TAATGGATAACTACAAAAACACGCCTCAGTATCTTTACGGCCTTACTCCCTCGCAGATGGACATGTTCATGACAGAAGATAATCCAGTACGTCGACAGGCAGAAAGGGTAACACAG GAGAGCATTTCTTCGGCCTGCAATTATCTGAATAATGGTGGGATGTGGAGTATGTCAGGCATGGATGAGAGAGGTCCCTCAAAGTATAGCATGAGTGTAAGTATGTATCGAGGAGGAGCTAGAGGATATGGGAGGCCAAGAACTGCCCCTCCTGATTTGCCATCTTTGCTCTTGGACGCTCGAATTGTCTATTTGGGCATGCCG ATTGTCCCTGCTGTAACTGAGCTTCTTGTTGCTCAATTTATGTGGTTGGATTATGACAATCCATCTAAACCTATATATCTGTACATAAACTCGTCTGGCACGCAG AATGAGAAGATGGAGACGGTTGGTTCTGAAACTGAGGCTTATGCAATTGCGGATACCATGGCT TACTGCAAATCAGATGTGTATACTGTGAACTGTGGAATGGCATATGGTCAAGCAGCAATGCTTTTAGCACTTGGAACAAAGGGCTATCGCGCTGTACAGCCAAATTGCTCCA CAAAATTGTATCTTCCTAAAGTGAGCAGATCAAGTGGAGCTGTCATAGATATGTGGATTaag GCCAAAGAACTGGATGCAAATACAGAGTACTACATAGAGCTCTTAACAAAAGGAATAGGAAAAccgaaggaagaaattgagaaagATGTCCAGCGTCCTAAATACTTCCAAGCTCAAGAGGCAATTGACTATGGCATTGCAGATAAGATCATTGACTCGAGGGATGCTGCATTTGACAAACGG AACTATGAGGAAATGCTTGCCCAATCAAAAGCTATGAGAAGAACAGCAGGAGCCGGGCCACAAGCTGCTCACTCTGGGCTTAGGTGA
- the LOC113731516 gene encoding LOB domain-containing protein 38-like, with protein MSCNGCRILRKGCNENCILRQSLQGIGSPQAQANATVFVAKFFGRAGLMSFLSAVPEPQRPALFQSLLYEACGRTVNPVSGVVGLLWTGNWQLCQSAVETVLRGGVLRPMMNLPSEPQEAVDHDDASEASRLCLNLSAALPARVTAGGRVKRRSATPEESETSTMESCYDYTASNCYQNLKGGEGTKLLRLFF; from the exons ATGAGTTGTAACGGATGCCGAATACTAAGAAAGGGCTGCAACGAAAACTGCATACTACGACAGAGTTTACAGGGGATTGGGAGCCCTCAAGCTCAAGCTAATGCCACAGTTTTTGTCGCCAAATTCTTCGGCCGCGCCGGTCTCATGTCCTTCCTCTCCGCCGTCCCTGAACCCCAAAGACCAG CCTTGTTTCAATCGCTGCTATATGAAGCTTGTGGGAGGACCGTGAACCCAGTAAGTGGAGTGGTGGGGCTGCTGTGGACCGGCAACTGGCAGCTGTGCCAGTCTGCAGTGGAGACGGTTCTCCGTGGCGGAGTTTTGCGGCCGATGATGAATCTTCCTTCCGAACCTCAAGAAGCTGTGGACCATGATGATGCGTCGGAGGCGAGCCGTCTGTGTCTTAACTTGTCGGCTGCGTTGCCGGCCAGAGTGACGGCAGGCGGGAGAGTGAAGAGGAGGTCGGCCACACCGGAGGAGTCCGAAACCTCCACTATGGAGAGCTGCTATGATTATACTGCTAGTAATTGTTATCAAAATCTAAAAGGCGGAGAAGGAACAAAGCTTCTTAGACTCTTTTTTTGA
- the LOC113731518 gene encoding zinc finger protein ZAT10-like: MALEALNTRAAPPPPSLVYDEEFRNLSFEKYVKKKRSKRPGSASCSPPRPENSSSEDDNPSSLEERCKEEYLALCLIMLARGGNDKNVASSSSAANDKNVASSSTGFKTENQETEPSLPEAQSYKCSVCNKAFSSYQALGGHKASHRKLSAAVSDDEKPSTSAAAPGNAPYVSVLNPSGRAHVCSICNKSFPTGQALGGHKRRHYEGTIGGHTVGHGGVSATATASGSGVTCSDGGGASPSHAALGIDLNVPAPELEFELGFGVDCGVESQHLADHEEVDSPMPTKKPRLSFSVDLGCAA; the protein is encoded by the coding sequence ATGGCTCTGGAGGCTTTGAATACAAGAGCAGCGCCGCCGCCGCCCTCGCTTGTTTACGATGAAGAATTCCGTAATCTTAGTTTCGAGAAGTACGTCAAGAAAAAGAGGTCCAAGCGTCCTGGTTCCGCTTCTTGTTCCCCTCCTCGTCCCGAAAACTCATCTTCTGAAGATGACAATCCGTCATCTTTAGAAGAGCGTTGTAAGGAAGAGTATTTGGCTCTCTGTCTAATCATGCTTGCCCGCGGCGGCAACGACAAGAACGTCGCCTCCTCCTCCTCTGCCGCCAACGACAAGAACGTCGCCTCCTCCTCCACAGGCTTCAAGACTGAAAACCAAGAAACCGAACCTTCTCTGCCCGAAGCCCAATCTTACAAGTGTAGCGTGTGCAACAAGGCTTTTTCGTCATACCAGGCGTTGGGCGGCCACAAAGCCAGCCACCGCAAGCTCTCGGCCGCCGTTTCAGACGATGAAAAACCATCAACCTCCGCCGCAGCCCCCGGGAACGCTCCTTATGTATCTGTTCTGAACCCTAGCGGTAGGGCCCACGTTTGCTCCATCTGCAACAAGTCGTTCCCCACCGGCCAGGCTCTCGGTGGGCACAAGCGCCGCCACTATGAAGGAACGATCGGCGGCCATACTGTTGGGCACGGCGGTGTGAGTGCAACCGCCACTGCCAGCGGAAGCGGCGTCACATGCTCCGACGGTGGTGGCGCGTCCCCTAGCCATGCGGCTCTCGGTATCGACTTGAACGTGCCGGCGCCGGAATTGGAATTCGAACTGGGGTTCGGCGTTGACTGCGGTGTGGAAAGTCAACACTTAGCGGACCATGAAGAGGTGGATAGCCCAATGCCGACCAAGAAGCCGCGTTTATCGTTCTCAGTTGATTTAGGATGTGCGGCCTAA
- the LOC113731517 gene encoding phototropic-responsive NPH3 family protein NPY2, producing the protein MKFMKLGSKPDSFQTDGNNVRYVASELATDIVVNVGDIKFYLHKFPLLSKSSHLQKLVASADDGNDEVNIHDIPGGPVVFEICAKFCYGMTVTLNAYNVVAARCAAEYLGMHETVEKGNLIYKVEVFLNSSIFRSWKDSIIVLQTTKSLLPLSEELKLSSHCIDAISSKASGDVSKVDWSYTYNRKKLPEENGNDPTWNGVRSRTVPKDWWVEDLCDLEIDLYKRVIVSITNKGIVPHEVIGEALKAYAVRKLPGFGKGGIQCGDVSKARTVLDAIVCLLPAERGSVSCGFLLKLLKASILADLGEMPKRELVKRIGQQLEEASVSDLLIPSQNGETTIYDVCVVQQILKEFMMQEANAATEGDEIQEARKPGILSEASKLMVAKLVDGYLAEIAKDPHLPLSLFVDLAEMVSSISRPAHDGLYRAIDMFLKVHPGISKSERKRICRLMDCKKLSVDACMHAVQNERLPLRVVVQVLFFEQVRAAASSGSSTPDLPKVLKDLNSASHGSSRTATTNTEEDWDAVASAEELRALKGELAALRLGNGSISERNGGDSRSHNNDRAAISKMKSLLMSKKIFSKIWSSKGGGQGENSGSDSSESLGSANLEEAKSTPSRRGRHSVS; encoded by the exons ATGAAGTTTATGAAACTTGGATCCAAGCCAGATTCTTTTCAGACTGATGGGAACAATGTCAG ATATGTAGCTTCTGAGTTGGCCACTGATATTGTTGTCAATGTGGGGGATATTAAGTTCTATCTACATAAG TTTCCTCTTCTGTCAAAGAGCTCCCATCTACAAAAATTGGTTGCCAGTGCCGATGATGGAAATGATGAAGTCAATATTCATGACATTCCCGGCGGGCCTGTTGTGTTTGAAATATGTGCCAAATTTTGTTATGGTATGACTGTTACCTTGAATGCTTACAACGTTGTTGCGGCACGTTGTGCTGCAGAATACCTAGGAATGCATGAGACAGTTGAGAAAGGTAATCTCATCTACAAGGTTGAGGTTTTCCTCAATTCTAGCATTTTCCGAAGCTGGAAGGATTCTATAATTGTTCTTCAGACTACAAAATCTCTACTACCTCTATCTGAGGAGCTGAAGTTGTCCAGCCACTGCATTGATGCCATATCTTCCAAGGCATCCGGTGATGTTTCCAAGGTGGACTGGTCCTACACCTATAACAGGAAAAAGCTTCCGGAGGAAAATGGGAATGACCCTACCTGGAATGGTGTTAGAAGCAGAACGGTGCCTAAAGATTGGTGGGTTGAGGATTTGTGTGACCTTGAAATAGATTTATATAAACGTGTCATTGTTAGTATAACAAACAAAGGCATAGTTCCTCATGAAGTAATTGGGGAAGCACTGAAAGCTTATGCTGTGAGAAAGTTACCGGGCTTTGGCAAAGGTGGAATCCAGTGTGGTGATGTATCCAAGGCTCGGACAGTATTGGATGCCATTGTGTGTCTTTTGCCTGCAGAAAGAGGCAGTGTCTCTTGTGGTTTCCTGCTAAAGTTGTTAAAAGCATCCATTTTGGCTGATTTAGGGGAAATGCCAAAAAGAGAGTTGGTTAAAAGAATAGGGCAGCAACTGGAGGAGGCTTCTGTCAGTGATCTCCTGATTCCATCCCAAAATGGGGAAACAACAATCTATGATGTTTGTGTAGTCCAGCAGATACTCAAGGAATTTATGATGCAAGAAGCGAATGCTGCAACCGAAGGAGATGAGATTCAGGAGGCTAGAAAGCCTGGGATTTTATCTGAAGCTTCAAAATTGATGGTTGCAAAGCTTGTTGATGGTTACCTTGCTGAAATTGCAAAGGACCCTCATCTACCTTTGTCGTTGTTTGTTGATCTTGCTGAGATGGTTTCCAGTATTTCTCGGCCTGCTCATGATGGTCTTTATCGTGCAATAGACATGTTTCTAAAG GTGCACCCTGGCATCAGTAAGAGTGAGAGGAAGAGAATTTGCAGGCTGATGGACTGCAAGAAGCTCTCTGTtgatgcatgcatgcatgctgTGCAAAATGAGAGACTTCCCTTGCGTGTAGTGGTACAGGTGCTCTTTTTTGAGCAAGTAAGAGCTGCTGCATCATCTGGAAGCAGCACTCCTGATCTACCCAAAGTTCTTAAAGACCTTAACAGTGCTTCCCATGGGAGCTCAAGAACAGCAACAACTAATACAGAAGAAGATTGGGATGCCGTAGCATCAGCTGAAGAGCTCAGGGCTTTAAAGGGGGAGCTCGCTGCATTAAGATTGGGGAATGGATCCATCAGTGAGAGAAATGGTGGAGATAGTAGGAGTCATAATAATGACAGGGCTGCCATTAGTAAAATGAAAAGTTTGCTTATGTCGAAGAAAATATTCTCAAAAATCTGGTCTAGCAAAGGAGGAGGACAGGGGGAGAACAGTGGATCAGACTCATCAGAGAGTCTTGGTTCCGCCAATCTTGAAGAGGCAAAATCAACTCCTTCAAGGAGGGGAAGGCACTCAGTTTCTTAA